In Flammeovirgaceae bacterium 311, one DNA window encodes the following:
- a CDS encoding Transposase IS3 family protein (COG2963 Transposase and inactivated derivatives) translates to MSKERRKFDKEFKLMTVELSQNRENFSELAAELGIRPELISRWRKEFLDKGEGSFSGHGKPKHTPEEAEIAGLQKQLRDVEMERDGAAPRILKKAISIFSRGDGKSTGL, encoded by the coding sequence ATGTCCAAAGAAAGAAGAAAATTTGATAAGGAGTTTAAGCTGATGACCGTGGAGCTCAGCCAGAACAGAGAGAACTTCAGTGAACTGGCAGCGGAGCTTGGAATTCGCCCGGAGCTCATTTCCCGCTGGCGTAAGGAGTTTTTAGATAAGGGAGAAGGCAGCTTCTCTGGCCATGGCAAGCCCAAACATACTCCAGAAGAAGCAGAGATAGCAGGGCTCCAGAAGCAGCTTAGAGATGTGGAGATGGAAAGGGATGGGGCGGCCCCCCGCATCTTAAAAAAGGCAATAAGCATCTTCTCCAGGGGAGACGGGAAGTCTACAGGTTTATAA